In Crassostrea angulata isolate pt1a10 chromosome 4, ASM2561291v2, whole genome shotgun sequence, one genomic interval encodes:
- the LOC128180574 gene encoding uncharacterized protein LOC128180574 isoform X2 encodes MTSHVIRVPSISLSKFHLSASREKENEADEPKWISEKFGKECVIIPIAIDKIYLLQRKLTDLSWQNDVGYFIKSAGERSKFDVYLYGKTKEEAEKVGRLLKEWFEERTGGSKPKPLHTFEGFVPAQPEEGDIPASHVLFKVLKDKESELRKIEEHFECKIHYKRFVYRKGFTVHSNDATKRDEAEVALKKVVDGALEELRSADVLIFDCPDEFSMADVLSKCEKEFEENVYFGTSRKEGKIYVTVYADNKETAAKFQAYVLDTFQNKTEEAKNQFKKIVNVDKYTRSFKDHINQNFKRQLERDYHSNVKIHFHESENDRKKLQCIVTGDKAEEVQKVADQITMMKHSFRPLPKVLKEPLNADSSNIN; translated from the coding sequence ATGACCAGTCATGTGATCAGAGTTCCCTCAATTTCACTGAGCAAATTCCATTTATCAGCTTCCAGGGAGAAGGAAAACGAAGCTGACGAACCCAAGTGGATTTCTGAAAAGTTTGGAAAAGAATGTGTGATAATTCCAATAGCCATCGATAAGATATATCTTCTTCAAAGGAAATTAACAGATCTGAGTTGGCAGAATGATGTTGGGTACTTTATAAAATCGGCTGGGGAGAGGAGCAAGTTTGATGTTTATCTGTATGGGAAAACCAAGGAAGAGGCAGAAAAGGTTGGAAGGTTGCTAAAAGAATGGTTTGAAGAAAGAACAGGGGGTTCCAAACCAAAACCTCTGCACACTTTTGAAGGGTTTGTGCCAGCCCAACCTGAAGAAGGTGACATCCCTGCAAGCCATGTACTATTCAAAGTGCTTAAAGATAAAGAAAGTGAATTAAGGAAAATTGAGGAGCACTTTGAATGTAAGATACATTATAAGAGATTTGTTTACAGAAAAGGTTTCACTGTACATTCTAATGATGCTACAAAACGAGATGAGGCAGAAGTGGCCCTCAAGAAAGTTGTGGATGGAGCTTTGGAAGAACTGAGATCAGctgatgttttaatttttgattgcCCAGATGAATTTTCAATGGCGGATGTTCTCTCAAAATGCGAAAAAGAATTCGaggaaaatgtttattttggaaCCTCAAGGAAAGAAGGAAAGATTTATGTAACAGTATATGCAGACAACAAAGAAACTGCAGCAAAATTTCAGGCATATGTTTTggatacatttcaaaataaaacagaagaaGCCAAAAATCAGTTCAAGAAAATTGTTAATGTTGACAAATACACAAGAAGCTTTAAAGatcatataaaccaaaactTCAAAAGACAGTTAGAGAGGGATTACCATTCTAATGTCAAGATCCATTTTCATGAGAGTGAAAATGATAGAAAGAAATTACAATGTATTGTCACTGGGGACAAAGCAGAGGAGGTCCAAAAGGTTGCAGATCAAATCACAATGATGAAGCATAGCTTTAGACCACTACCAAAAGTGTTAAAAGAACCATTGAATGCTGACTCATCAAATATTAACTAA
- the LOC128180574 gene encoding uncharacterized protein LOC128180574 isoform X1, which translates to MAFRRCLRTHVLTSKIFSASSSTCFGSHCTQRFISVPAFANVSVAWSDRAVNHMTSHVIRVPSISLSKFHLSASREKENEADEPKWISEKFGKECVIIPIAIDKIYLLQRKLTDLSWQNDVGYFIKSAGERSKFDVYLYGKTKEEAEKVGRLLKEWFEERTGGSKPKPLHTFEGFVPAQPEEGDIPASHVLFKVLKDKESELRKIEEHFECKIHYKRFVYRKGFTVHSNDATKRDEAEVALKKVVDGALEELRSADVLIFDCPDEFSMADVLSKCEKEFEENVYFGTSRKEGKIYVTVYADNKETAAKFQAYVLDTFQNKTEEAKNQFKKIVNVDKYTRSFKDHINQNFKRQLERDYHSNVKIHFHESENDRKKLQCIVTGDKAEEVQKVADQITMMKHSFRPLPKVLKEPLNADSSNIN; encoded by the coding sequence tTTTGGAAGCCACTGTACACAGAGATTCATCTCCGTGCCAGCTTTTGCCAATGTCAGTGTGGCATGGTCAGACAGAGCAGTAAATCACATGACCAGTCATGTGATCAGAGTTCCCTCAATTTCACTGAGCAAATTCCATTTATCAGCTTCCAGGGAGAAGGAAAACGAAGCTGACGAACCCAAGTGGATTTCTGAAAAGTTTGGAAAAGAATGTGTGATAATTCCAATAGCCATCGATAAGATATATCTTCTTCAAAGGAAATTAACAGATCTGAGTTGGCAGAATGATGTTGGGTACTTTATAAAATCGGCTGGGGAGAGGAGCAAGTTTGATGTTTATCTGTATGGGAAAACCAAGGAAGAGGCAGAAAAGGTTGGAAGGTTGCTAAAAGAATGGTTTGAAGAAAGAACAGGGGGTTCCAAACCAAAACCTCTGCACACTTTTGAAGGGTTTGTGCCAGCCCAACCTGAAGAAGGTGACATCCCTGCAAGCCATGTACTATTCAAAGTGCTTAAAGATAAAGAAAGTGAATTAAGGAAAATTGAGGAGCACTTTGAATGTAAGATACATTATAAGAGATTTGTTTACAGAAAAGGTTTCACTGTACATTCTAATGATGCTACAAAACGAGATGAGGCAGAAGTGGCCCTCAAGAAAGTTGTGGATGGAGCTTTGGAAGAACTGAGATCAGctgatgttttaatttttgattgcCCAGATGAATTTTCAATGGCGGATGTTCTCTCAAAATGCGAAAAAGAATTCGaggaaaatgtttattttggaaCCTCAAGGAAAGAAGGAAAGATTTATGTAACAGTATATGCAGACAACAAAGAAACTGCAGCAAAATTTCAGGCATATGTTTTggatacatttcaaaataaaacagaagaaGCCAAAAATCAGTTCAAGAAAATTGTTAATGTTGACAAATACACAAGAAGCTTTAAAGatcatataaaccaaaactTCAAAAGACAGTTAGAGAGGGATTACCATTCTAATGTCAAGATCCATTTTCATGAGAGTGAAAATGATAGAAAGAAATTACAATGTATTGTCACTGGGGACAAAGCAGAGGAGGTCCAAAAGGTTGCAGATCAAATCACAATGATGAAGCATAGCTTTAGACCACTACCAAAAGTGTTAAAAGAACCATTGAATGCTGACTCATCAAATATTAACTAA